AAGCATCACTACCAAAGTCGAACCCTTAAGTTCTTCCCAAGTAGGCCAAGTAACTTTCTTCAGTTCCTCGATGGATTCCTTGACATATTGCTGGATCTTGCGCATAATGACTCCAGGAAGTGAGCAGGTCGGGAGGGACTCGAACCCCCAACCAACGGTTTTGGAGACCGTGACTCTACCAATTGAGCTACCGACCTATTCGGACTTCCTTACTTGGTTTCCTTGTGAACAGTATGCTTGCGGCAGAACGGGCAGTACTTCTTGTACTCCACGCGGGAGGGGTGAAGACGCTTGTTCTTGTCGCAGTCATAGTTGCGCTGATTGCATTCGGTGCATTCG
This genomic interval from uncultured Fibrobacter sp. contains the following:
- the secE gene encoding preprotein translocase subunit SecE codes for the protein MRKIQQYVKESIEELKKVTWPTWEELKGSTLVVMLFSVIMGLYIAGLDVGFSWIIDKIMGRG
- the rpmG gene encoding 50S ribosomal protein L33, which produces MPRELITLECTECNQRNYDCDKNKRLHPSRVEYKKYCPFCRKHTVHKETK